The following coding sequences are from one Rhodospirillales bacterium window:
- a CDS encoding N-acetyltransferase yields MSALAGATTVRGQASAVVRPADAADLAAIQAIYAHHVGTGTGTFEEAAPDEVDMAARRDAILARGLPYLVADSGGAIAGFAYAAQFRPRSAYRFTVEDSIYVHPDAVGSGVGRALLGQLIARCEAMGYRQMVAVIGDSANHRSIRLHKRLGFVEAGRLLAAGFKFGRWLDVVFMQRALDGGNPEHRR; encoded by the coding sequence GGTCAGGCTTCGGCAGTCGTCCGTCCGGCCGACGCCGCGGACCTCGCGGCAATTCAGGCCATCTACGCCCATCACGTCGGCACCGGCACCGGCACCTTCGAGGAAGCGGCGCCGGACGAAGTGGACATGGCAGCGCGGCGCGACGCCATCCTAGCCCGGGGCCTGCCATACCTGGTCGCGGACAGCGGCGGCGCCATCGCCGGATTCGCCTACGCTGCGCAGTTTCGACCCCGGTCTGCGTACCGGTTCACGGTGGAGGATTCCATCTACGTGCACCCGGACGCGGTCGGCAGCGGCGTCGGGCGGGCGCTTCTCGGCCAACTCATCGCGCGCTGCGAAGCGATGGGCTATCGGCAGATGGTTGCGGTGATCGGCGATTCTGCGAACCATCGCTCGATCCGTCTGCACAAGCGCCTGGGATTTGTCGAGGCCGGCCGCTTGCTGGCGGCGGGCTTCAAATTCGGCCGCTGGCTGGACGTCGTGTTCATGCAACGCGCCCTCGATGGCGGCAATCCCGAGCATCGCCGCTGA